A stretch of the Nothobranchius furzeri strain GRZ-AD chromosome 5, NfurGRZ-RIMD1, whole genome shotgun sequence genome encodes the following:
- the LOC129163386 gene encoding pogo transposable element with ZNF domain isoform X2, which produces MAPASGSTRVVMSVEEFYYGRFGGDVSLRKNPMGNTVFTCNVCSCRADNNLRLMQHMLQHSELTVLGGNRESCGFCYRQFSSSAQLKDHLDSVHGPTLSSRLCRICEWAFESEPAFLNHMKSNHKPGEMPYVCQVCSYRSSFYSDVLQHFASFHRDSLFLLCVFCLKVTRNSVSYQQHLLKHKISQGFHCNRCRLQFVSLKEKLHHKLESHRSFRKPAQLEGLPPGSKVTIRTYGKAMPSMTSPTIIQPNRIKTEPQNIAIQKSPPPQKSPKSLNKKVLSRRESRSTAGEGTRCVCLECGTEASDLSAHYPTYVHCLLCPYSSSCSRAYAAHMIHHHVRSSKDKVLPHHRSLPPSAFLLHCAQCDFKPQSADQMADHLLANPEHESAICSKWDFIKLDVQFYHSEEQTSSEEPDQNQVSSKPSWRLADNWKCPPESTKPSIALFTQPCGPHHNLPKNCDAIDFFNLFFPSELIKLIAHETNTHAKTCRMLGSCLPDWVPVTTHDIKGFIGLVILMGIHNLPDLSHYWSFTHYDNSYAFYRAMSINRFKQIASNICMGSLISNELHGFSAPSDPLQVFRPMLNILGGAMWDAYQPNCCLTIDRALLPSLEEDSSDTKVNPKTQPQIWLLCDSKSGYCHRFFIQLGQKAGQDTGFAVVPELMKDLKNKNHQLFLAKSLASIPLMQKLLDEGIYSCSSFPPPNPILPGELWAEGQLEKPGDFLQRQFGPLLATRWKDTKEMGCLSTNAAPAETDTVWRRSPTKVGGLVPISRPMAFRLLQENMRGVDICKQLLACNPLGGIPQDRHWRNIFWFLINIGIVNAFIVLRESRKDNPPAWVHDGLFSQVNFRKRLGIQLTKYAQRNPESTETSSPRGTKTERIDDSNKQRHRMSKISFISKRCKNCNLKNLRHESVYGCMVCKANLCNKPSCFWEFHGLSPLNKGSTKVGFLKDGISGELEVDEVLDNIDEAMAPVEDLDFSDEEKQDDLEGDDVNEIIKEEVLTDVQQPTSPLPSQPNDSVPPAAQTSASKEREDFLSARQLRITLFALCEGLRQAVRVFSTDTCLIQSWLKVARKHLRQGQQEQKVQATGLDHMVAWILSMREQQLPITESNLFLKASTLKKKGAFGDSFRISYNWAVSFLIQHQLGVQRASRATSVARVLPHSLEAKVQSFREFTQKVFQVHQLTHSSVAAMDELCLFVDFSLVQDKFCRSEALKLSGSSPLVTVFLTVLADGSMLSSLVRTTRQLPEKGLPEFIILETSPGNRSVEEILEQWTSKIWLKHRTGAALTSKSMLVLDRHREHLADSFLSSLSALSSLPAVIPGGCSFCLQPLEVCLKPVLQRFLLSRWSDVITKNPPELEETEPDQLQTNVTQMIVGWLVEALTHLNALPQLWKQSFDLTGIMPMSEEVSEKEDRKRPEEIQSDLLKTLTEILLGPEATESEPPELQELEELDETDENQPEEQESSEDKMDRKDEDMEVEGTEIINPERTQKEEKDGENRKEGDTERKRLEDREKDGKYKTETTDEDKKEETEILKGDSWDSRENRDGMENKRTEEEELNKNEKMETEETDREEGEEVEEEREEVEEREKVEEEREEVEEERQKVEERENVEEERQKVEEEGEKVEEEREEVEEEREEVEEERQKVEEEGEKVEEEREEVEEERENVEEEREGVEEEREEVEEEREEVEEEREEESEEASKERRETRIVIGEEVGDEWKLTVKSRTEAVGADEEEDMMEDSLLGH; this is translated from the exons ATGGCGCCGGCGTCGGGCTCGACCCGGGTGGTGATGAGTGTGGAGGAGTTCTACTATGGGAGGTTTGGTGGAGACGTCAGCCTGAGAAAAAATCCGATGGGGAACACGGTCTTTACCTGCAACGTCTGCTCCTGCAGGGCCGACAACAACCTGAG gtTGATGCAGCACATGCTGCAGCACTCGGAGCTGACTGTCCTTGGAGGAAACCGGGAGAGCTGTGGATTCTGCTATCGACAGTTCTCGTCCTCTGCTCAGCTGAAGGACCACCTGGACAGCGTGCATGGACCCACCCTGTCCTCCC GTCTGTGCCGTATTTGTGAGTGGGCGTTTGAGAGCGAGCCAGCCTTCCTGAATCACATGAAGTCCAATCACAAACCGGGTGAAATGCCCTATGTCTGCCAG GTGTGTTCGTATCGCTCGTCCTTCTACTCAGACGTCTTGCAGCACTTTGCCAGCTTCCACAGGGATTCTCTGTTCCTGCTATGTGTCTTCTGTCTGAAGGTTACCAGGAACTCAGTCAGCTACCAGCAGCACCTGCTGAAACACAAG ataaGTCAGGGCTTCCACTGCAACAGGTGTCGTCTTCAGTTTGTCTCCCTCAAAGAAAAGCTTCACCACAAGCTGGAAAGCCATCGTAGCTTCCGTAAACCTGCACAGTTGGAAGGTCTCCCTCCAGGTTCCAAG GTAACAATCAGGACCTATGGGAAGGCCATGCCTTCGATGACATCACCAACCATTATTCAACCCAACAGAATCAAGACCGAGCCGCAGAACATTGCAATCCAGAAGAGCCCACCACCCCAGAAATCCCCAAAATCACTGAACAAGAAAGTACTTAGCCGCAGAGAGTCCAG GTCAACAGCAGGTGAGGGaacaaggtgtgtgtgtttggagtgTGGAACTGAAGCTTCGGACCTGTCTGCACACTACCCGACCTACGTCCACTGTCTGCTGTGTCCCTACAGCAGCAGCTGCTCCCGGGCCTACGCTGCCCACATGATCCA CCATCACGTCAGAAGCTCCAAGGATAAAGTTCTCCCTCATCATCGAAGTCTTCCTCCAAG TGCGTTCCTGCTGCACTGTGCTCAGTGTGACTTCAAGCCTCAGTCAGCTGATCAGATGGCTGACCACCTTCTGGCGAACCCGGAGCACGAAAGCGCCATCTGCAGCAAGTGGG ACTTCATCAAACTGGACGTCCAGTTCTACCACAGTGAAGAGCAGACATCTTCAGAAGAGCCCGATCAGAACCAGGTCTCATCCAAACCTTCCTGGAGGTTAGCAGATAATTGGAAATGTCCACCTGAGAGCACCAAGCCCTCCATAGCCCTCTTCACACAGCCTTGTGGACCTCACCACAACTTACCCAAGAACTGTGATGCCATTGACTTCTTCAACCTCTTCTTCCCCTCGGAGCTCATTAAGTTGATCGCCCACGAGACCAACACCCACGCCAAGACCTGCCGCATGCTGGGCTCCTGCCTTCCGGACTGGGTCCCTGTCACCACCCATGACATCAAAGGTTTCATCGGGCTCGTCATCCTGATGGGGATCCATAACTTGCCGGATTTATCCCACTACTGGTCCTTTACTCATTATGACAACAGCTATGCCTTCTACAGAGCCATGAGCATCAACAGGTTTAAGCAGATTGCCTCTAACATCTGTATGGGCAGCTTGATCTCCAATGAGCTCCATGGATTCAGCGCCCCCAGTGACCCGCTGCAAGTCTTCAGGCCAATGCTAAACATTTTAGGTGGTGCTATGTGGGACGCCTACCAGCCAAACTGCTGCCTGACCATCGACCGGGCACTGCTGCCCAGTCTGGAGGAGGATAGCAGCGACACCAAGGTGAACCCAAAGACCCAGCCGCAGATCTGGCTGCTCTGTGACTCAAAGTCAGGCTACTGCCACCGCTTCTTCATCCAGCTGGGGCAGAAGGCGGGCCAGGACACAGGCTTTGCTGTTGTGCCAGAACTGATGAAggatctaaaaaataaaaatcaccagCTGTTTCTGGCCAAGTCACTCGCTTCCATCCCACTAATGCAGAAGCTTCTGGATGAGGGGATCTACTCCTGCAGCTCCTTCCCTCCACCTAACCCTATCCTGCCAGGTGAGCTGTGGGCGGAGGGCCAGCTGGAGAAACCTGGGGACTTCCTGCAGAGACAGTTTGGCCCCCTGCTGGCCACGCGTTGGAAGGACACCAAAGAAATgggctgcctgtcaacaaatgcaGCTCCAGCTGAAACCGATACGGTTTGGAGGAGGTCTCCAACCAAGGTGGGGGGACTGGTCCCCATCAGTCGCCCCATGGCTTTTCGGCTTCTGCAGGAAAACATGCGTGGGGTCGATATTTGTAAGCAGCTTCTGGCCTGCAACCCACTGGGAGGGATTCCTCAGGACCGCCACTGGCGGAACATCTTCTGGTTCTTAATCAACATCGGTATCGTCAACGCCTTCATTGTGCTGCGTGAGAGCCGCAAAGACAACCCGCCTGCCTGGGTGCACGACGGCCTCTTCAGTCAGGTCAACTTCCGCAAGCGTTTGGGCATCCAGCTCACAAAGTATGCCCAGAGAAACCCCGAGAGCACGGAGACGTCCAGCCCCCGCGGGACAAAGACCGAACGTATAGATGACTCCAACAAACAAAGACACCGAATGTCAAAAATCAGCTTCATCTCGAAGAGGTGCAAGAACTGCAACCTGAAGAACCTGCGTCATGAGAGCGTGTACGGCTGCATGGTCTGCAAAGCAAACCTGTGCAACAAGCCCAGCTGCTTCTGGGAGTTTCATGGTCTGTCTCCTCTGAACAAAG GATCCACGAAGGTTGGCTTTCTGAAGGACGGCATCAG CGGAGAGCTAGAGGTGGACGAGGTTTTGGACAACATAGATGAAGCCATGGCTCCCGTGGAGGACCTGGACTTTTCTGATGAGGAGAAGCAGGATGATCTTGAGGGTGATGATGTTAATGAAATAATTAAGGAAGAAGTTTTAACTGATGTGCAACAACCCACATCCCCGTTACCATCACAACCTAACGACTCAGTCCCTCCGGCAGCCCAGACGTCTGCCTCTAAAGAGCGAGAAGACTTCCTGTCTGCCCGTCAGCTGAGGATCACCTTATTTGCTCTGTGTGAAGGACTCCGTCAGGCAGTGCGGGTCTTCTCAACAGATACGTGTCTCATCCAGTCTTGGCTGAAGGTGGCCAGGAAGCATTTGAGACAAGGCCAGCAGGAGCAGAAGGTCCAAGCCACCGGCTTGGACCACATGGTGGCCTGGATTCTATCCATGCGAGAGCAGCAGCTTCCAATCACAGAGTCCAACCTCTTCCTCAAAGCCTCCACCCTGAAGAAGAAGGGGGCTTTTGGTGACTCTTTCCGGATCTCCTACAACTGGGCGGTGAGCTTTCTGATCCAGCACCAGCTGGGTGTCCAAAGAGCCAGCAGGGCGACATCGGTTGCACGCGTCCTGCCTCATTCTCTGGAGGCCAAGGTCCAATCCTTCAGAGAGTTTACTCAGAAGGTCTTCCAGGTCCACCAGCTGACCCACAGCTCTGTTGCTGCCATGGACGAACTCTGTCTCTTTGTGGACTTTAGTTTAGTTCAGGACAAGTTTTGTCGCTCAGAAGCCCTGAAGCTCAGCGGCTCTTCTCCTCTGGTCACCGTCTTCCTGACTGTCCTGGCTGACGGCTCCATGCTGTCCTCTCTGGTTCGGACCACTAGGCAGCTGCCTGAAAAAGGCCTGCCGGAGTTCATCATACTGGAGACCAGTCCAGGGAATCGGTCGGTCGAGGAAATCTTAGAACAGTGGACCAGTAAGATCTGGCTGAAGCATCGGACTGGTGCAGCTCTGACCAGCAAATCCATGCTGGTCTTGGATCGACATCGAGAGCACTTAGCGGATTCGTTTCTTAGTTCCTTGAGTGCACTGTCCAGCCTTCCAGCGGTGATCCCTGGAGGCTGCTCCTTCTGTCTTCAGCCCCTGGAGGTTTGTCTGAAGCCTGTCCTGCAACGCTTCCTGCTGTCGCGCTGGTCTGACGTCATAACCAAGAACCCACCGGAACTGGAGGAAACAGAACCAGATCAGCTCCAGACTAATGTGACCCAGATGATTGTTGGCTGGCTGGTTGAAGCTCTGACCCACCTGAACGCTCTCCCTCAGCTCTGGAAACAGTCCTTCGACCTGACGGGCATCATGCCAATGTCAGAGGAAGTCTCTGAGAAGGAGGACAGAAAGAGACCAGAGGAGATTCAGTCTGACCTTCTTAAAaccctgactgagatcctcctggGTCCAGAAGCAACAGAATCAGAACCACCAGAGCTCCAGGAACTGGAGGAGCTAGATGAAACTGATGAGAATCAGCCAGAAGAACAAGAGTCGTCTGAAGACAAAATGGACAGAAAGGATGAGGACATGGAGGTAGAAGGAACAGAAATCATAAACCCAGAGAGAACACAGAAGGAAGAAAAAGACGGAGAGAATAGGAAGGAAGGAGACACGGAACGAAAAAGACTTGAAGACAGAGAGAAGGATGGAAAATATAAAACTGAAACAACAGATGAGGacaaaaaggaagaaactgagatATTAAAGGGAGACAGTTGGGACAGTCGAGAGAACAGAGACGGGATGGAAAATAAAAGAACAGAAGAGGAGGAGTTGAACAAGAATGAGAAAATGGAAACAGAAGAAACAGAcagggaggagggagaggaggtggaggaggagagagaggaggtggaggagagagagaaggtggaggaggagagagaggaggTGGAAGAGGAGAGACAGAAGGtggaggagagagagaatgtggaggaggagagacagaaggtggaggaggagggagagaaggtggaggaggagagagaggaggtggaggaggagagagaggaggtggaagaggagagacagaaggtggaggaggagggagagaaggtggaggaggagagagaggaggtggaggaggagagagagaatgtggaggaggagagagagggggtagaggaggagagagaggaggtggaggaggagagagaggaggtagaggaggagagagaggaggagagcGAGGAGGCGAGCAAAGAGAGACGAGAGACCCGAATCGTGATTGGAGAGGAagttggagatgagtggaagctgACGGTGAAGAGCCGGACTGAAGCCGTCGGTGCTGATGAAGAGGAAGACATGATGGAGGACAGTCTCTTAGGACATTAG